One Hordeum vulgare subsp. vulgare chromosome 4H, MorexV3_pseudomolecules_assembly, whole genome shotgun sequence DNA window includes the following coding sequences:
- the LOC123448764 gene encoding E3 ubiquitin-protein ligase RHA2A-like has translation MTSLVATLLRLFSIFFVAAAEAIRRLVGWARPSPVQECPEAVACSTELPVARCGEQRGAGRERCVFCLGGMEEGDEVRVLRCQHLFHRCCLDRWLATRPGATCPLCRGKLLAVTATKRAGEEEEERSIEGMCMVMLMAYVHSHTSVPAV, from the coding sequence ATGACAAGCCTCGTCGCCACTCTCCTGCgcctcttctccatcttcttcgtcGCCGCCGCGGAGGCCATCCGCCGCCTCGTCGGGTGGGCACGTCCGTCGCCCGTGCAGGAATGCCCGGAGGCGGTGGCGTGCTCCACGGAGCTACCCGTGGCGCGGTGCGGTGAGCAGCGTGGAGCGGGGCGCGAACGCTGCGTCTTCTGCCTGGGCGGCAtggaggagggcgacgaggtgAGGGTGCTCAGGTGTCAGCATCTGTTCCACCGCTGCTGCCTCGACCGGTGGCTGGCTACGCGGCCGGGGGCGACGTGCCCGCTCTGCCGTGGCAAGCTCCTTGCGGTCACAGCTACCAAGCGCgccggggaagaggaggaggagaggagcatCGAGGGGATGTGCATGGTCATGCTCATGGCCTACGTGCATAGCCATACTTCGGTTCCGGCGGTTTAA
- the LOC123448765 gene encoding 14 kDa zinc-binding protein gives MASEKDAALAAVPNDNPTIFDKIIKKEIPSTVVYEDEKVLAFRDINPQAPTHVVIIPKVKDGLTGLSKAEERHVEILGCLLYAAKVIAKQEGLEDGYRIVINDGPSGCQSVYHIHVHLLGGRQMNWPPG, from the exons ATGGCGTCGGAGAAAGACGCGGCGCTCGCCGCCGTGCCCAACGACAACCCCACCAT ATTTGACAAGATCATCAAAAAGGAGATACCTTCTACAGTGGTGTATGAGGATGAGAAG GTCCTTGCTTTCAGAGACATAAATCCTCAAGCTCCAACCCACGTTGTAATCATTCCCAAAGTCAAGGATGGATTAACCGGCCTTTCAAAG GCAGAAGAGAGGCATGTAGAGATACTTGGCTGCCTCCTCTATGCTGCAAAAGTTATCGCAAAGCAGGAAGGACTTGAAGATGGCTACCGTATTGTCATCAATGATGGCCCTAGTGGAT GTCAATCTGTTTACCACATCCATGTCCATCTCCTTGGAGGCAGACAGATGAACTGGCCTCCAGGCTAA